One part of the Mesomycoplasma conjunctivae genome encodes these proteins:
- the lepB gene encoding signal peptidase I encodes MNNFYQLVKKIIKNKWSWIFLIIFLILLSILIFFQFYTIIQISGDSMSPTLQDKQILLAQKNIGNIKRNDIVIFDFNNQVFIKRVVALPRDLVQIDAEGKIFINNLFFKQSNNSFFFNSSWVIPDKSFFALGDNLDQSLDSRQLGTFLLKTIRLKIER; translated from the coding sequence ATGAACAACTTTTATCAATTAGTTAAAAAAATAATCAAGAATAAATGATCATGAATATTCTTGATTATTTTTCTTATATTATTATCTATATTAATATTTTTTCAATTTTATACTATCATTCAAATCAGCGGTGATTCAATGTCACCAACACTTCAAGATAAGCAAATTTTATTAGCTCAAAAAAATATTGGAAATATTAAAAGAAACGATATTGTAATTTTTGATTTCAATAATCAAGTTTTTATTAAAAGAGTTGTTGCTTTACCTAGAGATTTAGTCCAAATAGATGCAGAAGGTAAAATTTTTATAAATAATTTATTTTTCAAACAAAGCAATAACTCTTTCTTTTTTAACTCAAGTTGAGTTATTCCTGATAAAAGTTTTTTTGCACTTGGTGACAATCTTGATCAAAGCTTGGATAGTAGGCAACTTGGAACATTTTTATTAAAAACAATAAGATTAAAAATTGAAAGATAA
- a CDS encoding protein-tyrosine phosphatase family protein yields the protein MKKLKIFSLLLAAVPFIAVSCTYNTSSYKNEGKETKKTDTKSYNPANKTTNNESDTSTVSSNTTETINPQIQSVIQQNSRLDFWKLGSTDSVSNNSFVQRFNNSEGFISSKFKTIEDFWNKWKHLTFTNSPSNVKFLTEFEEDVNFKPENGEKIVAACFEIAARFNEENKQVEGVAYFIKSGDKYYKLRKSFKINPNAEKAL from the coding sequence ATGAAAAAATTAAAAATATTTAGTCTATTATTAGCAGCTGTTCCTTTTATAGCAGTTAGCTGTACATACAACACTTCATCCTATAAAAATGAAGGTAAAGAAACTAAAAAAACAGATACAAAATCATACAATCCAGCAAATAAAACAACAAATAATGAATCAGATACATCAACTGTTTCATCTAATACAACAGAGACAATAAATCCTCAAATTCAAAGTGTAATCCAACAAAATAGTAGATTAGATTTTTGAAAACTAGGAAGCACAGATTCCGTAAGTAATAACAGTTTTGTCCAAAGATTTAATAATTCTGAAGGATTTATATCTAGCAAATTTAAAACTATTGAAGATTTTTGAAATAAATGAAAGCACTTAACTTTTACTAATAGTCCATCTAATGTAAAATTTCTTACAGAATTTGAAGAAGATGTTAATTTCAAACCGGAAAATGGTGAAAAAATTGTTGCAGCTTGTTTTGAAATAGCTGCTCGTTTTAATGAGGAAAACAAACAAGTAGAAGGTGTGGCTTACTTTATTAAATCAGGAGATAAATATTACAAACTACGTAAAAGTTTTAAAATTAATCCCAATGCAGAAAAAGCATTATAA
- a CDS encoding PolC-type DNA polymerase III codes for MDKKFKKLCDFIGWSVPYDWDDVTIEKDPNPSELMNIRIFKTSLPKAKSTYDLLQNVQKFNTGFPEKYSFKLNLDLKIEQPDFKDEEFLDYANLIAQLVFKQANFFTNLEFIRNNIDEFTVLFLNKETFQLVLKNEDKFFKIAKKLGIPQLKINFLYDDRLENQISIDELNARQKSLIRPLDSPKITKKKASSKPLKEYEFIDLKDIRSHLQPSVWFYAQVYKINSIKTKKNTFFNQIFVNDANYTEAVKFSFASKNENLDFVVGDYLKVWADILKPENPFKDNVDISLRKLEKVKRPESFGLPRIDNAKKKRVELTARTSKSTMDGISSPKEYVEAAEQMGFTAIGIADSDSVQAFPDFFNALKGKSIKGIYGSTFSTVSSKIHKVLNYKKNFDLKSARYVVFDLETTGLSPVYNEIIEFGAVVIQDGIQTESHQFFVKAKEPIPTEITKITNITQEMVDEQGIEATEAFYRISKIIKDSILVAHNAKFDFNFLAELFKKEASMTIDQPIIDTLQVSRFLNPSQKSHSLKNVSKLIGLYYDETVAHRADYDAEILSKVWLNFLTQILDQDITDLKKLEYTSQSIFDLKPEKVFSKEFTIIAKNQAGIKKLYQLVSLSNTDYLISKPLLFYDLLEKDENLLIGSGGPESILIDNLLFSTKENAEKFIPIFDFIELPPPEAFRHLIERNMFKKEHIFDLLKTLIAFGKKYKKPVVAIGDVRYVEPKQKIFHELYIYAKRVGGGSHNLFDHREREDYKKSHIFPDKYLFTTEELINQFAFLEDEKLIKEIVIKNSNLISDQIDNNIEIIKPGLYKPKFDNSEYKLKEFVYENAHKKYGKIIPEKIEKRIKRELNPIIEHGFHVIYWISKSLVHEAKRQGAIVDSRGSVGSSIVAYLTGITDVNPLEPHYLCLSCQNVEFSDDPDILCGYDLPEKKCSKCGHILNRDGQNIPFETFLGFEADKVPDIDLNFSSDIQLKMHDYVRDLFGDKNTFRAGTILTNAEKTVYGLARKLSEVKASLDKRFQSNQEISFFTTTFMDFLATKANGVKRTSGKHAGGIIVIPEEYDIEDFTPINYPANNEKSGWKTTHFDYDSIHDNLLKLDILGHDDPKILLLLEEITGIKSETIPKSDPQIIELFYSTKPLKIKPEQIGGELTGAIGLPEFGTPFVRKMLQNARVKSFADIVAICGLSHGKNVWQDNAEPLIREQKLQIKDVISCRDDIMIYLIKQNLDPLTAFNIMERVRKGKGVDEEQEQLMIAKNVPNWYIDSLKKIGYMFPKAHAAAYAMKAWKIAFFKLYYPLAFYSVFFTIRPDVKDIDSLTLPHAEIDRKIKELRKKVNSSSTSVSAKEKDLIPFLEISLELKARGFEIEKINLEKSEAQQWIINYENNSLIPPFSSLEGIGDINASNIVKARSEKAFISIEDFEQRTGTNSTAIKKLEEMGVFKNISKKAQVSLFDF; via the coding sequence ATGGATAAAAAATTTAAAAAACTTTGTGATTTTATAGGTTGAAGTGTTCCTTATGATTGGGATGATGTGACAATTGAAAAAGATCCTAACCCATCAGAATTAATGAATATTCGTATTTTTAAAACAAGCTTGCCTAAAGCAAAAAGTACTTATGATTTATTGCAAAATGTTCAAAAATTTAATACAGGTTTTCCTGAAAAATATAGTTTTAAACTCAACCTTGATTTAAAAATAGAACAACCAGATTTTAAAGATGAAGAATTTTTAGACTATGCAAATTTAATAGCACAACTTGTTTTTAAACAAGCTAATTTTTTTACTAATTTAGAATTTATTCGCAATAATATTGACGAGTTCACAGTTTTATTTTTAAACAAAGAAACTTTTCAACTTGTGCTTAAAAATGAAGATAAGTTTTTCAAAATTGCAAAAAAATTGGGCATTCCACAATTAAAAATTAATTTTTTATATGATGACAGGCTTGAAAACCAAATCAGTATTGATGAATTAAATGCTAGGCAAAAATCATTGATCAGACCTTTAGATTCACCAAAAATAACTAAAAAGAAAGCAAGCTCAAAACCACTAAAAGAATATGAATTTATAGACTTAAAAGATATTCGTAGTCACTTACAACCTTCAGTTTGGTTTTACGCACAAGTCTATAAAATCAACTCAATTAAAACAAAAAAGAACACTTTTTTTAATCAAATTTTTGTAAATGATGCTAACTATACAGAAGCAGTTAAATTTTCATTTGCATCTAAAAATGAAAATTTAGATTTTGTTGTTGGTGATTATTTAAAAGTTTGAGCAGATATTTTAAAACCAGAAAACCCATTTAAAGATAATGTTGATATTTCTTTAAGAAAACTAGAAAAAGTTAAGCGTCCAGAATCTTTTGGTCTACCACGAATTGACAATGCTAAAAAGAAAAGAGTTGAATTAACAGCACGAACTTCAAAATCCACAATGGATGGTATTTCAAGTCCTAAAGAATATGTCGAAGCCGCTGAGCAAATGGGCTTTACTGCAATCGGAATTGCCGACTCTGATTCTGTGCAGGCTTTCCCCGATTTTTTCAACGCACTTAAAGGTAAATCAATTAAAGGTATTTATGGCTCTACCTTTTCAACAGTGAGTAGCAAAATTCACAAGGTTCTAAATTATAAGAAAAATTTTGATTTAAAATCTGCAAGATATGTTGTCTTCGACCTTGAAACAACTGGTCTTTCTCCTGTTTATAACGAGATCATCGAATTTGGTGCTGTTGTCATTCAGGACGGAATTCAAACTGAATCACACCAATTTTTTGTCAAAGCTAAAGAGCCTATTCCAACAGAAATTACCAAGATAACTAACATAACTCAAGAGATGGTCGATGAGCAAGGAATAGAGGCAACTGAAGCTTTTTATAGAATTTCTAAAATTATTAAAGACAGTATTTTGGTAGCCCATAATGCTAAATTTGACTTCAATTTTTTAGCAGAATTGTTTAAAAAAGAAGCAAGTATGACAATTGACCAACCAATAATTGATACATTACAAGTCAGTCGCTTTTTGAATCCTAGTCAAAAATCACATAGCCTTAAAAATGTTAGCAAACTTATTGGTTTGTATTATGATGAAACAGTTGCACACCGCGCTGACTATGATGCGGAAATTTTATCGAAAGTTTGACTAAATTTTTTAACACAAATTTTAGATCAAGATATTACAGATTTAAAAAAACTTGAGTATACAAGTCAATCAATTTTTGATTTAAAACCTGAAAAAGTTTTTAGCAAGGAATTTACAATTATTGCAAAAAATCAAGCAGGAATCAAAAAGTTATACCAATTAGTATCATTATCTAATACTGATTATTTGATTTCAAAGCCTTTACTTTTTTATGATTTGCTTGAAAAAGATGAAAATTTACTCATTGGCTCAGGTGGCCCAGAGTCAATTTTAATTGATAATCTTTTGTTTTCTACAAAAGAAAATGCTGAAAAATTCATTCCAATTTTTGACTTTATAGAGCTACCACCACCTGAAGCTTTTAGACATTTAATAGAGCGAAATATGTTTAAAAAAGAACACATTTTTGATCTTTTAAAAACTTTAATAGCTTTTGGTAAGAAGTATAAAAAACCAGTTGTTGCCATCGGTGATGTTCGTTATGTTGAACCAAAACAAAAAATTTTTCATGAATTATATATTTATGCAAAACGCGTCGGTGGTGGTTCACACAATCTTTTTGATCATCGAGAGCGCGAAGATTATAAAAAATCACATATTTTCCCAGATAAATACCTTTTTACAACAGAAGAATTGATTAATCAATTCGCCTTTCTTGAAGATGAAAAATTAATTAAAGAAATAGTGATAAAAAATTCTAATTTAATATCTGATCAAATCGATAATAATATTGAAATAATTAAACCTGGTTTATACAAACCTAAATTTGATAATTCAGAATATAAATTAAAAGAATTTGTCTATGAAAATGCACATAAAAAGTATGGAAAAATTATTCCTGAAAAAATTGAAAAGCGTATAAAACGTGAGCTAAATCCAATTATTGAGCACGGTTTTCATGTCATTTATTGAATTTCTAAAAGTCTAGTTCATGAAGCAAAAAGACAAGGTGCAATTGTTGATTCTCGTGGTTCTGTAGGCTCTTCAATTGTGGCATATTTGACAGGTATTACTGATGTTAATCCTTTAGAACCGCATTATTTATGTCTTAGTTGTCAAAATGTCGAATTTTCAGATGACCCTGATATTTTATGTGGTTATGATCTACCTGAAAAAAAATGTTCAAAATGTGGTCACATTTTAAACCGTGATGGTCAAAACATACCTTTTGAAACCTTTTTAGGTTTTGAAGCTGATAAAGTTCCTGATATTGATCTTAACTTTTCAAGTGATATTCAATTAAAAATGCATGATTATGTAAGGGATCTTTTTGGCGATAAAAACACTTTTCGAGCCGGAACTATTTTGACAAATGCAGAAAAAACAGTTTATGGATTAGCGCGAAAACTTAGTGAAGTCAAAGCTAGTTTAGATAAAAGATTTCAATCTAATCAAGAAATATCCTTTTTTACAACCACTTTTATGGATTTCTTAGCAACAAAAGCAAATGGGGTTAAAAGAACAAGTGGAAAACACGCTGGTGGTATAATTGTGATTCCTGAAGAATACGATATCGAAGACTTTACTCCAATAAATTATCCAGCCAATAATGAAAAATCTGGTTGAAAAACAACACATTTTGATTATGATTCCATTCATGATAACCTTTTAAAATTGGATATTTTAGGTCATGATGATCCTAAAATATTGCTTCTTTTAGAAGAAATAACAGGTATAAAATCTGAGACTATTCCAAAAAGTGATCCACAAATTATTGAACTATTTTATTCTACTAAACCTTTAAAAATAAAGCCAGAACAAATTGGTGGGGAGTTAACTGGGGCAATAGGACTACCTGAATTTGGAACCCCTTTTGTTAGAAAAATGCTTCAAAATGCGCGAGTTAAAAGTTTCGCTGACATTGTTGCAATTTGTGGTCTTTCACATGGTAAAAATGTTTGGCAAGATAATGCAGAACCTTTAATTCGCGAACAAAAATTGCAAATAAAAGATGTAATATCTTGTCGTGATGACATAATGATTTACTTAATTAAGCAAAATTTAGATCCACTAACCGCTTTCAATATCATGGAAAGAGTGCGAAAAGGAAAAGGGGTTGATGAAGAACAAGAGCAATTAATGATTGCCAAAAATGTTCCAAATTGATATATTGATTCGCTGAAAAAAATTGGTTATATGTTTCCAAAAGCTCATGCCGCCGCCTATGCAATGAAAGCCTGAAAAATCGCTTTTTTCAAACTTTATTACCCTCTCGCTTTTTATTCAGTTTTTTTTACTATCCGTCCAGATGTCAAAGATATCGACTCGTTAACCCTTCCACATGCCGAAATAGATAGAAAAATAAAGGAATTACGTAAAAAAGTAAACTCTTCTTCTACCAGTGTTAGTGCTAAAGAAAAAGATTTAATTCCTTTTTTAGAAATTAGTTTAGAATTAAAAGCGCGCGGTTTTGAAATTGAAAAAATTAACCTTGAAAAATCAGAAGCTCAGCAATGAATTATTAACTATGAAAACAATAGTTTGATTCCACCATTTTCATCTTTGGAAGGCATCGGGGATATAAATGCTAGCAATATTGTCAAAGCTAGAAGCGAAAAAGCTTTTATTTCTATAGAAGATTTTGAGCAACGCACTGGCACAAATTCTACCGCAATCAAAAAATTAGAAGAAATGGGAGTCTTTAAAAATATTTCAAAAAAAGCACAAGTTAGCTTATTTGATTTTTAA
- a CDS encoding ABC transporter ATP-binding protein/permease: MIRVENLTKSVGKKEKSRLIIKNSSFTIPTNKITAIVGQSGAGKTTLLNMIAKIIKSDSGNISFFDSSNQKITKPKIDLVFQNFNLIPNLNVKENIQIGNSVIGLDFNYQNLEKQAISININSEILKNDVRSLSGGEQQRVAILRALNRDADFILLDEPTGNLDPNTSEIIFQTLKDLSQNKTIVIVSHNLELVKNYADQILVIEDQQIKTQKAFDESTIAQNNIIVENKAKSNSINKLKIAPKFAKADIKGKIMQVFMMVFSLVLLIFSINFSFSLSQNTSSLSNNFVVSNNLDSITISKNKKIENKFTPSKEYFNEKDYDILKNNKHITAILPQQIYNGPLIFTSDKTTASSSNFQQILINDFFKQRSSNLSNFKGKFISNKNEILISENFAKELKLKNPLDKTINLKPAIDASTNSELLENLNYDVKVVGVYKSLSFATNADLWVNRDLIQNIEIDKSNILSKNSKLFSFVQQEINTTNNELNPNFLHSFIQSSSDDLNVEIIEGSKPQNFNEILVSTRFLQEQKEFNLKLNSIIQARFDADLHPRTPVDFKIVGIFKSKVNEFRYTPDFVENYIKKNSSFQVTVYHDLFKASEEENLKISKFFNDNKYNIHGQKDVLSQLFPYSKVVELVTFSFFVIFIIVFIVFLITYFKSLADTKKKTLGILKALGASSFWTIFYQNMHVLAISFFTLIISFIVIIPLMNPIVRLATGVSELDVSIADNSLVLFIVWLICSAFIMFVYLIISLVQYRKSVVKLVN; the protein is encoded by the coding sequence ATGATTAGAGTTGAAAATTTAACAAAAAGTGTTGGTAAAAAGGAAAAATCAAGATTAATTATTAAAAATAGTAGTTTTACTATTCCAACTAATAAAATTACAGCAATTGTTGGCCAATCAGGGGCGGGTAAAACCACTTTACTGAACATGATTGCTAAAATTATTAAATCTGATTCGGGTAACATTAGCTTTTTTGATTCTAGCAATCAAAAAATTACAAAACCAAAAATTGATTTAGTTTTTCAAAATTTTAATCTTATTCCTAATTTAAATGTTAAAGAAAATATTCAAATAGGAAATTCTGTTATTGGTTTAGATTTTAATTATCAAAATCTTGAAAAACAAGCTATTAGTATTAATATAAATTCAGAAATTTTAAAAAATGATGTGCGCAGTCTATCAGGTGGCGAGCAACAAAGAGTTGCAATTTTGAGAGCACTAAATAGAGATGCTGACTTTATTTTGTTAGATGAGCCCACTGGAAATTTAGATCCTAATACATCTGAAATTATTTTTCAAACATTAAAAGACTTGTCGCAAAATAAAACTATAGTAATTGTTAGTCATAATTTAGAATTAGTTAAAAATTATGCTGATCAAATTTTAGTGATCGAAGATCAACAGATCAAAACACAAAAGGCATTCGATGAATCAACAATTGCGCAAAATAATATAATTGTAGAAAATAAAGCAAAATCTAACAGCATTAACAAATTAAAAATCGCACCTAAATTTGCTAAAGCAGATATAAAAGGTAAAATCATGCAAGTTTTTATGATGGTGTTTAGTTTGGTTTTACTAATTTTTTCTATTAATTTTTCCTTTAGTTTAAGCCAAAATACTTCTAGCTTATCAAATAATTTTGTGGTAAGTAATAATTTGGATTCCATAACTATCAGTAAAAATAAAAAGATTGAAAATAAATTCACACCTTCTAAAGAGTATTTTAATGAAAAAGATTATGATATTCTAAAGAACAATAAACACATAACAGCAATTTTACCTCAGCAAATTTATAATGGTCCTCTTATTTTTACTAGTGATAAAACAACTGCTAGCAGTTCAAATTTTCAACAAATTTTAATTAATGATTTTTTTAAACAAAGATCCAGTAATCTCTCTAATTTTAAAGGAAAATTTATTTCTAATAAAAATGAAATTCTTATTAGTGAAAATTTTGCTAAAGAATTGAAGTTAAAAAATCCTTTAGATAAAACAATTAATTTAAAACCTGCTATTGATGCTTCCACTAACTCTGAACTCCTAGAAAATTTAAATTACGATGTTAAAGTAGTGGGTGTTTACAAATCTTTATCATTTGCAACAAATGCAGACTTATGAGTAAATAGAGATTTAATACAAAATATAGAAATAGACAAGTCTAATATACTATCTAAAAATTCTAAATTATTTTCTTTTGTGCAACAAGAAATAAACACCACTAATAATGAGCTTAATCCTAATTTTTTGCATAGTTTTATACAATCATCAAGTGATGATCTTAATGTAGAAATAATAGAAGGTAGCAAACCTCAAAATTTTAATGAAATTTTAGTTTCAACTCGTTTTTTACAGGAACAAAAAGAATTTAATTTAAAATTAAATTCTATCATTCAAGCCAGATTCGATGCTGATCTTCATCCTAGAACTCCTGTTGATTTTAAAATTGTTGGTATTTTTAAATCTAAGGTAAATGAGTTTAGGTATACTCCAGATTTTGTAGAAAATTACATTAAAAAGAACTCTTCTTTTCAAGTGACTGTGTATCACGACCTTTTCAAAGCTAGTGAAGAAGAGAATTTAAAAATTTCTAAGTTCTTTAATGATAACAAATATAATATTCACGGGCAAAAAGATGTTTTGTCTCAACTTTTCCCATATAGTAAGGTTGTTGAACTTGTTACATTTTCCTTCTTCGTAATTTTTATCATAGTGTTTATAGTATTTTTAATCACCTACTTTAAGTCACTAGCTGATACAAAAAAGAAGACATTAGGAATTTTAAAAGCACTTGGTGCTTCTTCATTTTGAACAATTTTCTATCAAAATATGCATGTTTTAGCAATTTCTTTTTTCACTTTAATTATCAGTTTTATAGTTATTATTCCATTAATGAATCCAATAGTGCGACTTGCAACTGGGGTCTCAGAATTAGATGTAAGTATTGCTGATAACTCTTTAGTTTTATTTATTGTATGACTAATTTGTTCAGCATTTATTATGTTTGTTTATCTCATAATATCGTTAGTTCAATATCGAAAAAGTGTTGTTAAATTGGTAAATTAG